CTAAGACACCAAGTTTCACAAATTTTCTTAGGGGTTCTTGGGGGCTTTGTGTCTTCGTGGCAAAAGAACTTACACTGCGGCGAGATGCTGACTCCTAATGCATACGGCTATCTCAGGCCAATTTAATACCATTGCTACTTGGCATGTGGATGAATCAGCTATTGAGCCTCCTGCTCTGGCACTTGACTCAGAGCTGGACCTCCTAAAGGCATAGAAGGTGGTGTGTAAACAGGAAAAGTATGTAAACCTGGAAGAAGAATACCGGGTTGCTCACTTGGAGCGCTTACACCTTGCTCGCGAGGGGAGTCTGAAGACCATCGAAATCCATAACAGAGTTGTTAGAAATCATGAAACATATAAACGTTTACGCTGGTGAAATTGTCAAGATCGTTTTGGATATCTCTGAAGAAGAAACTCTCTAGTCCAACCACCTTCCAAATAAAGTAGCATACATAATTCTGTAAATATCAGTATTATCCACATTATTTGGCAGGAGATGAGCATTGAGTCCATGCGCTTTGGCAATAACACCACCATAGACATCAGAACTTGACGCCCATTGGATGCTGAATTCGAATGTTGTACCAAACTGATCCGGTTTTGCGGTGAAGGGTAATGATTCAGAACCACCTATCCCATCCTGGGCAGAACCACTCCCCGTGTTTGCCGCAAGAACTTGACCATAATCTTTTTCTTTTAAGTAAACTAATTGCATACCACCAGCATCACTATCCGCTGCTGTGACTAGCAGTGTATTTGGGTGAGAATCGATATGATTTAACACGACTCCAATCGCATCATCAGAACGACTAAGGGCCTCAAACACGCCTGTGGCGTTTAATTTATTTCCAAAGTTATCGGTGCCCTCCTCTTCAACCACTAGAAAAAATGGTGTGGGTCGTGATGACAAAATTCGTAAAACTTCTGAGGTCATCTCGGCCAGAGTGGGAGCTTCTGGTTTGTACAGTGGGGCATTCATTTTTGCTAGATCTTCTTCACTGCGATCGTTAAATGTATGGGTGTGAGCAAATACACCTAAAGCTTTACCCACTGAAGGAGGCAAAGCCTGGAGCTCTTCTTTTGTGTAAACAATGGTATAGCCAAGTGCCCTAGCCTCCTCGATCAGGTTTTTACCATCCTTCCGATATCCCTCACCGAAAACGCCCTGAATTCCTTCAGGCAGTAAAAACTTCTCACCACCCCCGAGGATGATGTCAGCACCAGAGTGGATAATCTTTTCACTAATTTCATCATTTAATTTTCGGTATTTAGCACTGGCGAGAAAAACACCTGTACCGGGTTCGTTTAGATGACCACTATTGATCACTGCAACTGACATGCCGGCTGCTTTGGCTTCTAGCATAATACTCATGGGTTGACCTGAAAGAGCGTTGAAAGGTCGATCCGGATCTATGCCGTAATCATCGCGTTCTGCTTTTACGCCAAAGGCATGAGCAGTAGCGCCAGCATTT
The sequence above is a segment of the Candidatus Neomarinimicrobiota bacterium genome. Coding sequences within it:
- a CDS encoding alkaline phosphatase codes for the protein MIPLILFLLLAFQACSHHPQSTIPMDTTIRTGNVVFIHPDGTGANTWSALRALKVGPDSMLNWDYLDHMGVYRGHQLDILGTSSNAGATAHAFGVKAERDDYGIDPDRPFNALSGQPMSIMLEAKAAGMSVAVINSGHLNEPGTGVFLASAKYRKLNDEISEKIIHSGADIILGGGEKFLLPEGIQGVFGEGYRKDGKNLIEEARALGYTIVYTKEELQALPPSVGKALGVFAHTHTFNDRSEEDLAKMNAPLYKPEAPTLAEMTSEVLRILSSRPTPFFLVVEEEGTDNFGNKLNATGVFEALSRSDDAIGVVLNHIDSHPNTLLVTAADSDAGGMQLVYLKEKDYGQVLAANTGSGSAQDGIGGSESLPFTAKPDQFGTTFEFSIQWASSSDVYGGVIAKAHGLNAHLLPNNVDNTDIYRIMYATLFGRWLD